The following proteins come from a genomic window of Nocardioides albertanoniae:
- the nusA gene encoding transcription termination factor NusA gives MDIDMSILRMLEREREISLDVLVEAIEQGLLTAYHKTEGAHARARVDLDRKTGHVRVLAAEIDEEGNAVGEYDDTPEGFGRIAATTAKQIVLQRLRDAEDDVKFGEFSGKEGDILSGVIQQGRNPDDVLVDLGRLEGVIPLSERVPGEDYGHGTRIKALVVSVRKGMRGPQITLSRSHPNLVKKLFSFEVPEIADGTVEIAAIAREAGHRTKIAVSSTVPGVNAKGACIGPMGQRVRQVMSELQGEKIDIVDWSEDPKVLVASALSPARVASVEIIDEAAKSARVVVPDYQLSLAIGKEGQNARLAARLTGWRIDIRSDEETPVA, from the coding sequence ATGGACATCGACATGAGCATCCTGAGGATGCTGGAGCGGGAGCGGGAGATCTCGCTCGATGTGCTCGTCGAGGCGATCGAGCAGGGTCTGCTCACCGCCTACCACAAGACCGAGGGCGCCCATGCCCGGGCGCGGGTCGACCTGGACCGCAAGACCGGGCACGTGCGCGTGCTCGCAGCGGAGATCGACGAGGAGGGCAACGCCGTCGGCGAGTACGACGACACGCCCGAAGGATTCGGCCGGATCGCGGCCACCACGGCCAAGCAGATCGTGCTGCAGCGGCTGCGCGACGCCGAGGACGACGTGAAGTTCGGCGAGTTCTCCGGCAAGGAGGGCGACATCCTCTCCGGCGTCATCCAGCAGGGCCGCAACCCCGACGACGTGCTCGTCGACCTGGGTCGGCTCGAGGGCGTCATCCCGCTCTCCGAGCGGGTCCCGGGTGAGGACTACGGCCACGGCACTCGCATCAAGGCCCTGGTCGTGAGCGTGCGCAAGGGCATGCGCGGCCCGCAGATCACGCTCTCGCGCTCCCACCCCAACCTGGTCAAGAAGCTCTTCTCCTTCGAAGTGCCCGAGATCGCCGACGGCACCGTGGAGATCGCCGCGATCGCTCGCGAGGCCGGCCACCGCACCAAGATCGCGGTCAGCTCGACCGTCCCCGGGGTCAACGCCAAGGGCGCCTGCATCGGCCCGATGGGCCAGAGGGTCCGTCAGGTCATGTCCGAGCTGCAGGGCGAGAAGATCGACATCGTCGACTGGTCCGAAGACCCGAAGGTGCTCGTCGCCTCGGCGCTCTCCCCGGCTCGGGTCGCCTCGGTCGAGATCATCGACGAGGCGGCGAAGTCCGCCCGTGTCGTCGTGCCCGACTACCAGCTCTCGCTGGCCATCGGCAAGGAGGGCCAGAACGCCCGCCTCGCCGCTCGCCTGACCGGCTGGCGCATCGACATCCGCTCCGATGAGGAGACCCCGGTCGCCTGA
- the rimP gene encoding ribosome maturation factor RimP — MSAIEEALTDPLQSLGLDVEAVEVTPAGKRRILRVAVDKDGGITHEEVTEATREVNRVLDDSDVMGEQPYTLEVTSPGVDRPLTLPRHWRRNRSRLVKVTLNDGSAFTGRVKESDDESASLEVSGKRRDVAYKDVKKALVQIEFKRVDEGE; from the coding sequence GTGAGTGCGATCGAGGAGGCGCTCACCGACCCGCTCCAGAGCCTGGGGCTCGACGTCGAGGCGGTCGAGGTCACCCCGGCCGGCAAGCGTCGGATCCTGCGCGTCGCCGTCGACAAGGACGGTGGGATCACCCATGAGGAGGTCACCGAGGCGACCCGTGAGGTCAACCGGGTGCTCGATGACTCCGACGTGATGGGCGAGCAGCCCTACACGCTCGAGGTGACCTCTCCTGGTGTCGACCGGCCGCTGACGCTGCCGCGCCACTGGCGCCGCAACAGGTCGCGCCTGGTCAAGGTCACGCTCAACGACGGATCCGCGTTCACCGGACGGGTCAAGGAGTCCGACGACGAGAGCGCGAGCCTCGAGGTGAGCGGCAAGCGCCGTGATGTGGCGTACAAGGACGTGAAGAAGGCGCTTGTGCAGATCGAGTTCAAGCGCGTCGACGAGGGGGAGTAG
- a CDS encoding DUF4439 domain-containing protein: protein MTGADAKTGDSAETEAVQAALAVEHSAIYVLGALGGRTSSSREPELAAALEAAYDAHVDAREALAAHVVAVGIEPVAPSAVYDLPPGIESAAGVRAAALRIERDAAATYLSLTPKASGRDRTLLVQLLCRAAARQLDLGAKPTAFPGT, encoded by the coding sequence ATGACCGGAGCCGACGCGAAGACGGGCGACTCGGCCGAGACCGAGGCCGTGCAGGCCGCGCTCGCGGTCGAGCACTCCGCGATCTACGTCCTGGGCGCCCTGGGCGGGCGCACGTCCTCCTCGCGGGAGCCGGAGCTGGCGGCGGCTCTCGAAGCGGCGTACGACGCCCATGTCGACGCCCGCGAGGCGCTGGCCGCGCACGTGGTGGCCGTCGGGATCGAGCCGGTGGCTCCCTCGGCCGTCTACGACCTGCCGCCCGGGATCGAGTCGGCGGCGGGAGTGCGGGCGGCCGCTCTGCGCATCGAGCGGGACGCCGCCGCGACCTATCTCTCGCTGACGCCCAAGGCGAGCGGCCGCGACCGTACGCTGCTCGTGCAGCTGCTGTGCCGGGCGGCCGCGCGGCAGCTCGACCTCGGCGCGAAGCCGACCGCGTTCCCCGGCACCTGA
- a CDS encoding HAD family hydrolase, with translation MAIDAVIFDWGGTLTKWHDIDFHEESLALAQAVRGACDGDHPVNATKLHQASDAIWCRSRDHQRSAGIGDLFTEAGLEHDPDLLDAYYAFWEPHTLTDPEVGPLWEALRADGVRVGVLSNTIWPREWHRGFFERDGVLDLIDGDVYTSEVPWTKPSEQAFRAAMDAVKVSDPSRCVYVGDRLFDDVYGAQKAGMRAIHIPHSNIPSNQLGHTDGSPDAVAQQLSDIHQMVRSWE, from the coding sequence ATGGCGATCGACGCGGTGATCTTCGACTGGGGCGGCACACTGACGAAGTGGCACGACATCGACTTCCACGAGGAGTCGCTGGCGCTCGCCCAGGCGGTCAGAGGCGCCTGCGACGGCGACCACCCGGTCAACGCGACCAAGCTCCACCAGGCCAGCGACGCGATCTGGTGCAGGAGCAGGGACCACCAGCGCAGCGCCGGCATCGGCGACCTCTTCACCGAGGCCGGCCTCGAGCACGACCCGGACCTGCTCGATGCCTACTACGCCTTCTGGGAGCCGCACACCCTCACCGACCCCGAGGTCGGCCCGCTGTGGGAGGCGCTCCGCGCCGATGGCGTACGCGTCGGGGTGCTGTCGAACACGATCTGGCCGCGGGAGTGGCACCGGGGGTTCTTCGAGCGCGACGGGGTGCTCGACCTCATCGACGGCGACGTCTACACCTCGGAGGTGCCGTGGACGAAGCCGTCCGAGCAGGCGTTCCGGGCGGCGATGGATGCGGTGAAGGTCTCGGATCCATCTCGATGTGTCTACGTGGGCGACAGGCTCTTCGATGATGTGTACGGTGCTCAGAAAGCAGGGATGCGGGCGATCCACATCCCGCACAGCAACATCCCGAGCAACCAGCTCGGCCACACCGACGGCTCGCCGGACGCGGTGGCGCAGCAGTTGAGCGACATACACCAGATGGTTCGCTCCTGGGAATGA
- a CDS encoding acetyl-CoA hydrolase/transferase C-terminal domain-containing protein, translated as MTGDRILDRTLAGRVMSAAEAARQIGPGQTVAMSGLVGAGRPKAVPEALGLFREWPDGVDVRHSRVAQHVTSGFYGDLDVAVVEVAAILPDGLLVPGSSVGNSQTWLEAAGKVIVEVNSWQPDGFEGFHDVHHGARTAPLRAPMQLTTPMQRIGDPYLLVDPDKVAAVVETDRPDVGAVPSPIDETHRAIADLVVDFLRHEVRHDRLHSGLLPLHAGVGAVADAVLAGLREAEFEHLTAYTETVRDSLLDLLDAGKLIGVSATSFGLSEAGARRLNDDVHHYKGRVLLRSQEIATHPEVIRRLGLITIDSMAQADIHGNVNALGGATDFARNAHLNIFVSASSAEAGAPSRIVPFVSHVDHAGHDVHVIVTEQGVADLRGLSPAARSRQIIDRCAHPDHRDELAALVAPQAERR; from the coding sequence ATGACGGGGGACAGGATTCTTGACCGTACGCTCGCCGGCCGCGTGATGAGTGCCGCCGAGGCGGCCCGGCAGATCGGCCCGGGGCAGACGGTGGCGATGTCGGGGCTCGTCGGAGCCGGCCGTCCCAAGGCCGTTCCGGAGGCGCTCGGCTTGTTCCGGGAGTGGCCCGACGGGGTCGACGTACGTCATTCGCGGGTCGCGCAGCATGTGACCTCCGGCTTCTACGGCGACCTCGATGTCGCGGTGGTCGAGGTGGCCGCGATCCTGCCCGACGGGCTGCTCGTGCCGGGCAGCAGCGTCGGCAACAGCCAGACCTGGCTCGAGGCCGCCGGCAAGGTGATCGTGGAGGTCAACAGCTGGCAGCCCGACGGCTTCGAGGGATTCCACGACGTGCACCACGGGGCTCGGACGGCTCCGCTGCGGGCCCCGATGCAGCTGACGACGCCGATGCAGCGCATCGGCGACCCCTACCTGCTCGTCGACCCCGACAAGGTCGCAGCCGTCGTCGAGACCGACCGACCGGACGTCGGTGCGGTGCCGAGCCCGATCGACGAGACCCATCGTGCGATCGCCGATCTCGTCGTCGACTTCCTCCGCCACGAGGTGCGCCACGACCGCCTGCACAGCGGTCTGCTGCCGCTGCACGCCGGCGTCGGAGCGGTGGCCGACGCGGTGCTCGCCGGGTTGCGCGAGGCCGAGTTCGAGCACCTGACGGCTTACACCGAGACCGTGCGCGACAGCCTTCTCGACCTGCTCGACGCCGGAAAGCTGATCGGGGTCTCGGCCACCTCCTTCGGACTCTCCGAGGCCGGCGCCCGCAGGCTCAACGACGACGTCCACCACTACAAGGGCCGCGTGCTGCTGCGCTCGCAGGAGATCGCCACCCACCCGGAGGTGATCCGACGGCTCGGTCTCATCACGATCGACTCGATGGCACAGGCCGACATCCACGGCAACGTGAACGCCCTCGGCGGCGCGACCGACTTCGCCCGCAACGCCCACCTCAACATCTTCGTCTCGGCCTCGAGCGCCGAGGCCGGCGCCCCCTCGCGCATCGTGCCGTTCGTCAGCCACGTCGACCACGCCGGTCACGACGTGCACGTGATCGTCACCGAGCAGGGCGTGGCCGATCTGCGCGGCCTCTCACCAGCCGCCCGGTCGCGGCAGATCATCGACCGTTGCGCCCATCCCGACCACCGCGACGAGCTCGCCGCTCTCGTCGCACCGCAGGCGGAGCGTCGGTAG